One Oryza glaberrima chromosome 10, OglaRS2, whole genome shotgun sequence DNA segment encodes these proteins:
- the LOC127753166 gene encoding L-type lectin-domain containing receptor kinase SIT2-like, whose protein sequence is MIDDPSMHLKPHSIVSFLVLLLLFHVAAAGGDGDQFRYDGFAGAALDLDGMAVVEPDGKLMLTNVTSQMKGHAFHPAPLRFHHPPPANGTAAAARSFSTAFVFAIAADYVTVSGNGLAFFVAPSKNMSTASPSQFLGLFNSENNGNASNRVFAVELDTILNPEFRDINSNHVGVDVNGLVSVAAEPAGYYDDATGGAFKNLTLFSGAAMKVWVDYDGRAAVVNVTLAPVEVAKPRRPLISVAVDLSPVVNGTAYVGLSSSTGPFHTRHYVLGWSFAMDGPAPPLDYAKLPKMPVVSVKRRSKALDVVIPVAAPLLALAVVAGVSFLVWRRLRYAELREDWEVEFGPHRFAYKDLFVATAGFDGKRLLGVGGFGRVYRGVLPASGTEVAVKIVSHDAKQGMRQFVAEVVSIGRLRHRNVVPLLGYCRRRGELLLVYDYMPNGSLDRWLHDHGAPPLGWAQRLHAVRGVAAGLLYLHEDWEQVVVHRDVKASNVLLDGEMNARLGDFGLARLYDRGADPQTTRVVGTMGYLAPELAHTRRVTPATDVFAFGSFVLEVACGRRPIERGGAMTAAADEDGQLVLADWVLDRWHKGDIAAAADARLCGDYDAKEAALVLKLGLLCSHPVAAARPTMRQVVHFLDGDAPLPEPEPTYRSFTTLAMMQNADGFDSCAVRDLSAAMPQQYLGMFNASGNGDARNRIFAVEFDTVRNPEFADINNNHVGVDVNSLNSSAAATAGYYDDATAAFQNLSLISRQPMQVWVDYDAAAAEVTVAMAPARRPRPKKPLLSTAVNLSTVVADAAYVGFSSASSIVLCKHYVLSWSFRLGGGGAAPALDYAKLPKLPRIGPKPRSKALTVALPIVTTAIVLTAVAVGFLLLRQRLRYAELREDWEVEFGPHRFSFKDLYDATGGFKDKRLLGAGGFGRVYKGVLPRSRTEVAVKRVSHESRQGMREFIAEVVSIGRIRHRNLVQLLGYCRRKGELLLVYDYMPNGSLDKYLHGCDEKPILDWAQRIYIIKGVASGLLYMHEDWEQVVIHRDIKASNVLLDSEMNGRLGDFGLARLYDHGADPQTTHVVGTMGYLAPEMVRSGKATTRSDVFAFGAFLLEVTCGRRPIEEEEEVAGAGADDDDRFVLVDWVLGHWREGAITDAVDAKLGGEYDAAEAELVLRLGLTCLHPSPAARPSMRQVMQYLDGSAPLPELPPTYVTFNMLAAMDTHQNVFGAWSVRRSSAMSVATVSDIGLSGGR, encoded by the exons ATGATTGATGATCCATCCATGCATCTCAAGCCTCACTCCATCGTCTCCTTCCTTGTGCTGTTGCTACTCTTccacgtggcggcggccggtggtgatGGCGATCAGTTCAGGTACGACGgcttcgccggcgcggcgctcgACCTCGACGGCATGGCCGTGGTGGAGCCGGACGGCAAGCTCATGCTGACGAACGTCACGTCCCAGATGAAGGGCCACGCGTTCCACCCGGCGCCGCTCCGgttccaccacccgccgccggcgaacggcaccgccgccgcggcgaggtcgTTCTCGACCGCCTTCGtgttcgccatcgccgccgactacGTCACGGTGAGCGGCAACGGTCTCGCCTTCTTCGTCGCGCCGAGCAAGAACATGTCCACGGCGTCGCCGAGCCAGTTCTTGGGCCTCTTCAACAGCGAGAACAACGGCAACGCCAGCAACCGCGTCttcgccgtcgagctcgacaCCATCCTCAACCCAGAGTTCCGGGACATCAACAGCAAccacgtcggcgtcgacgtGAACGGCCTGgtgtccgtcgccgccgagcccgcCGGCTACTACGAcgacgccaccggcggcgcgtTCAAGAacctgacgctcttcagcggCGCCGCCATGAAGGTCTGGGTGGACTACGACGGCCGCGCCGCGGTGGTGAACGTGACGCTGGCGCCCGTCGAGGTGGCCAAGCCGAGGAGGCCCCTCatctccgtcgccgtcgacctctcgCCGGTGGTGAACGGCACGGCGTACGTCGGGCTCTCGTCGTCGACGGGGCCGTTCCACACGCGCCATTACGTGCTCGGCTGGAGCTTCGCCATGGAcgggcccgcgccgccgctcgactACGCGAAGCTCCCCAAGATGCCGGTCGTGAGCGTCAAGAGGCGGTCCAAGGCGCTCGACGTCGTCATTCCGGTGGCCGCGCCGCTCCTCGCGCTCGCCGTGGTCGCCGGCGTCTCCTTCCTCGTGTGGCGGCGGCTCCGGTACGCCGAGCTCCGGGAGGACTGGGAGGTGGAGTTCGGCCCGCACCGGTTCGCGTACAAGGACCTgttcgtcgccaccgccggcttcgACGGCAAGCGgctgctcggcgtcggcgggttCGGCCGCGTGTACCGGGGCGTGCTCCCGGCGTCCGGGACGGAGGTCGCCGTGAAGATCGTGTCGCACGACGCGAAGCAAGGGATGAGGCAGTTCGTCGCCGAGGTCGTCAGCATCGGCCGGCTCCGCCACCGCAACGTCGTGCCGCTGCTCGGCTactgccgccggcgaggcgagctcCTGCTGGTGTACGACTACATGCCCAACGGCAGCCTGGACCGGTGGCTGCACGaccacggcgcgccgccgctcggctgGGCGCAGCGGCTGCACGCCGtccgcggcgtcgccgccggcttgcTCTACCTCCACGAGGACTGGGAGCAGGTGGTCGTCCACCGCGACGTCAAGGCGAGCAACGTGCTCCTCGACGGCGAGATGAACGCGCGGCTCGGCGACTTCGGGCTGGCGAGGCTGTACGACCGCGGCGCCGACCCGCAGACGACGCGGGTGGTGGGCACCATGGGCTACCTCGCGCCGGAGCTCGCGCACACGCGGCGGGTCACGCCGGCGACCGACGTGTTCGCGTTCGGGTCGTTCGTCCTGGAGGTGgcgtgcgggcggcggccgatcgagcgcggcggcgccatgaccgccgccgccgacgaggacggcCAGCTCGTGCTCGCCGACTGGGTGCTCGACCGGTGGCATAAGGgcgacatcgccgccgcggcggacgcgCGGCTGTGCGGCGACTACGACGCCAaggaggcggcgctggtgcTCAAGCTGGGACTCCTCTGCTCCCACCCGGTGGCCGCTGCGAGGCCGACGATGCGGCAGGTGGTGCACTtcctcgacggcgacgcgccgctgccggagccggagcccaCGTACCGGAGCTTCACCACGCTGGCCATGATGCAGAACGCCGACGGCTTCGACTCCTGCGCCGT CAGGGACCTGTCGGCGGCGATGCCGCAGCAGTATCTCGGGATGTTCAACGCcagcggcaacggcgacgcGCGGAACCGGATCTTCGCCGTGGAGTTCGACACGGTGCGCAACCCGGAGTTCGCGGACATCAACAACAAccacgtcggcgtcgacgtcaACAGCCTCAACTCCtcggcggccgccacggcggGCTACTACGACGACGCCACGGCGGCGTTCCAGAACCTGAGCCTGATAAGCCGGCAGCCGATGCAGGTGTGGGTGGactacgacgccgccgcggcggaggtcaCCGTGGCCATggccccggcgcggcggccgcggcccaAGAAGCCGCTCCTCTCCACGGCCGTCAACctctccaccgtcgtcgccgacgcggcGTACGTCGGCTTTTCGTCGGCGTCCAGCATCGTGCTGTGCAAGCATTACGTCCTCAGCTGGAGcttccgcctcggcggcggcggcgccgccccggcgCTCGACTACGCCAAGCTGCCCAAGCTACCCCGCATTGGGCCCAAGCCTCGGTCCAAGGCGCTCACCGTCGCGCTGCCCATAGTCACCACGGCGATCgtgctcaccgccgtcgccgtcggcttcctcctcctccgccagcgGCTCAGGTACGCCGAGCTGCGCGAAGATTGGGAGGTTGAATTTGGGCCGCATCGGTTCTCATTCAAAGATCTTTACGACGCCACCGGCGGGTTCAAGGACAAGCGGCTGCTCGGCGCCGGAGGATTCGGGAGAGTGTACAAGGGCGTGCTACCTCGGTCCCGGACCGAGGTCGCCGTGAAGAGGGTGTCACATGAGTCGAGACAAGGGATGAGGGAGTTCATCGCTGAGGTTGTCAGCATCGGCCGCATTCGACACCGCAACCTCGTGCAATTGCTCGGGTATTGCCGGCGCAAAGGGGAGCTCTTGCTGGTCTACGATTACATGCCAAATGGTAGCCTTGACAAGTACCTGCACGGGTGCGACGAGAAGCCGATCCTCGATTGGGCTCAGAGGATCTACATCATCAAAGGTGTCGCGTCTGGCCTATTGTATATGCACGAGGATTGGGAGCAAGTTGTCATCCATAGGGATATCAAGGCGAGCAATGTGCTTCTTGATAGCGAGATGAATGGACGACTAGGTGACTTTGGACTTGCAAGGTTGTATGACCATGGAGCTGACCCGCAGACCACGCATGTGGTTGGCACCATGGGATACCTGGCGCCGGAGATGGTTCGCTCCGGCAAGGCGACCACTCGCTCCGACGTGTTCGCCTTCGGCGCGTTTCTCCTTGAGGTCACCTGCGGCAGGAGGCcaatagaggaggaggaggaggtcgccggcgccggcgctgacgacgacgaccgcttCGTGCTCGTGGACTGGGTGCTCGGGCACTGGCGCGAGGGCGCCATCACCGACGCGGTGGACGCCAAGCTCGGCGGCGAGTAcgacgccgcggaggcggagctggtGCTGCGGCTGGGGCTGACGTGCCTGcacccgtcgccggcggcgaggccgagcatgCGGCAGGTGATGCAGTACCTCGACGGCAgcgcgccgctgccggagcTGCCGCCGACGTACGTGACGTTCAACATGCTCGCCGCCATGGACACGCACCAGAACGTCTTCGGGGCGTGGTCGGTCCGGCGGTCGTCGGCGATGAGCGTCGCCACCGTGTCTGACATTGGACTCTCCGGCGGCAGATGA
- the LOC127785898 gene encoding uncharacterized mitochondrial protein AtMg00810-like, with protein sequence MANSNWRLAMELEYSALMKKGQPNYLCKLDKALYGLKQAPRAWYSRLSTELQELGFISSKADTSLFFYNKGGCTIFILVYVDDIIVASSSSEVVAALLKDLEKNFALKDLGDLHYFLGIEVKKVTQGLVLSQARYASDILKRAGMSICKPASTPLSTTEKLSIEDGDFLGQNDASHYRSIVGALQYLTLTRPDLSFSVNKVCQFLHSPTTVHWSAVKRILRYIKGTVEFGLRFGKYDSMLISAFSDADWAGCSDDRRSTGGFAVFLGPNLISWSARKQATVSRSSIEAEYKALANATAEVTWVRKILDELRIARPSVAQLWCDNLGATYLSANPVFHARTKHIEIDYHFVREQVAKKLLDIRFISTTDQLADGFTKSLPAPSLAQYRHNLNLG encoded by the exons ATGGCAAATAGTAATTGGAGGCTTGCCATGGAACTAGAATACTCTGCTCTTATGA AAAAAGGCCAGCCTAATTATTTGTGTAAGTTAGACAAAGCCTTGTATGGATTGAAACAGGCACCAAGGGCATGGTACTCTCGCTTAAGTACGGAATTGCAAGAACTTGGATTTATTTCTTCAAAGGCTGACACCTCCTTGTTCTTTTATAACAAGGGTGGTTGCACTATATTTATTCTTGTGTATGTTGATGATATCATTGTTGCCAGTTCTTCTTCAGAAGTTGTTGCAGCCTTACTTAAGGACTTGGAGAAAAATTTTgcattgaaagatcttggagaTCTACACTACTTTCTTGGAATTGAGGTCAAGAAAGTGACTCAGGGACTTGTGCTATCACAAGCCAGGTACGCTTCTGATATTCTCAAGAGAGCTGGAATGTCTATTTGCAAACCAGCTAGTACACCTTTATCTACTACTGAAAAATTGTCTATTGAAGATGGAGATTTCTTGGGACAAAATGATGCTAGTCATTATAGAAGCATTGTAGGGGCTTTGCAGTATCTCACTCTGACTAGACCAGACTTATCATTCTCGGTAAACAAGGTCTGTCAATTTCTACATAGTCCTACTACAGTGCATTGGTCAGCAGTAAAACGAATTTTAAGGTATATAAAAGGGACTGTGGAATTTGGACTTAGATTTGGTAAGTATGATTCTATGCTTATTAGTGCTTTTTCTGATGCTGACTGGGCTGGTTGTTCTGATGATAGAAGATCTACAGGAGGTTTTGCAGTTTTCTTGGGTCCTAACTTAATTTCTTGGAGTGCTAGAAAACAGGCTACGGTTTCTAGATCTAGTATTGAAGCAGAGTATAAGGCCTTAGCTAATGCTACGGCTGAAGTTACGTGGGTAAGGAAAATTTTGGATGAATTGAGAATTGCAAGACCTTCGGTAGCACAATTGTGGTGTGATAATTTGGGAGCTACTTATTTATCAGCTAATCCAGTCTTTCATGCaaggacaaagcacattgagaTTGATtatcattttgtgagagagcaaGTTGCGAAGAAGCTACTTGATATACGATTTATATCTACAACAGATCAGCTAGCTGATGGTTTCACTAAATCCCTGCCGGCGCCGAGTTTAGCACAGTATAGACACAATCTCAACTTGGGCTAA
- the LOC127785899 gene encoding uncharacterized protein LOC127785899, with protein MDDDGRRSKRRRDPPPPSAGEAGPSRTRKTKRANEEEEVVDAIARALTAYLASSRDAAVSFVRRVTPATVVRCIDGEHWAAASSSEMSGSLLNDRELEIFLKICVEEDAANNIPGDAPDPDECRNIARKMREKTGKAFTQEQIRNEWDHAHRRFTNWCWLMGIDDNTATVHAIRKGTNKYKRVLEFFENNRVPAARNVGGNYGHVAGGGDDAVDVTGVGAEGWTQGGGAAARPEEPAWSPTPSSSPSSSASSDSSVAPDSSRRRQREGEKTGEAERRLIYHQSAPPHIGSPPPQGGFPPRQIGGGSGRPGFGAHGCGLGWPGSGAQGGGLGCPGSGVQGGGLGLSRLGVQRPVFGAHGGGSGWLGSGVLGGYSSWSGSRVQGGHLGWSGFGVRRPGFGAQGGGSSWPGFGVQGGGLGWPGSEDREVVQAYQDLKCRG; from the exons ATGGACGATGATGGCAGGAGGAGCAAGCGGCGTCgcgatcctcctccgccgtccgccggtGAGGCCGGGCCATCGCggacgaggaagacgaagagggcaaacgaagaggaggaggttgtGGACGCCATTGCTCGCGCGCTGACGGCGTACTTGGCGAGCtcccgcgacgccgccgtctcGTTCGTGCGAAGGGTCACGCCGGCGACCGTCGTTCGCTGCATCGACGGCGAGCATTGGGCTGCTGCCTCCTCATCCGAG ATGTCGGGTTCCTTGCTTAACGACAGGGAGTTGGAAATCTTCCTCAAGATTTGCgtcgaggaggacgcggcgaaCAACATCCCCGGCGACGCCCCTGACCCCGATGAATGCCGCAACATAGCCCGGAAGATGCGCGAGAAGACTGGAAAAGCTTTCACCCAAGAACAGATTAGGAACGAATGGGATCACGCGCACAGGAGGTTCACCAACTGGTGCTGGCTGATGGGCATTGACGACAACACGGCCACGGTTCATGCC ATTCGGAAAGGTACAAATAAATACAAGCGTGTCCTCGAGTTCTTTGAAAACAACCGAGTGCCTGCAGCGAGAAATGTTGGTGGTAACTACGGACATGTAGCCGGAGGTGGTGACGATGCGGTAGACGTCACAGGAGTAGGCGCAGAGGGATGGACACAGGGAGGAGGTGCTGCGGCCCGGCCGGAGGAACCGGCATGGTCGCCTACACCGAGCAGCAGCCCATCGTCGTCTGCCTCATCGGATTCATCTGTCGCACCGGATTCATCCAGGAGGAGGCAGAGGGAGGGCGAGAAGACTGGGGAGGCAGAGAGAAGATTGATATACCACCAGTCTGCTCCTCCACACATAGGTTCTCCACCTCCGCAGGGTGGATTCCCTCCTAGACAGATTGGTGGTGGTTCAGGCCGGCCAGGATTTGGAGCGCATGGATGTGGTTTAGGCTGGCCAGGATCTGGAGCACAGGGAGGAGGTTTAGGCTGCCCAGGATCTGGAGTGCAGGGAGGAGGTTTAGGCTTGTCAAGATTAGGAGTGCAAAGGCCAGTATTTGGAGCACATGGAGGTGGTTCAGGCTGGTTGGGATCTGGAGTGCTAGGAGGTTATTCAAGCTGGTCAGGATCTAGAGTGCAAGGAGGTCATTTAGGCTGGTCAGGATTTGGAGTGCGAAGACCGGGATTTGGAGCCCAAGGAGGTGGTTCAAGCTGGCCAGGATTTGGAGTGCAAGGAGGTGGTTTAGGCTGGCCAGGATCGGAGGACAGGGAGGTCGTTCAGGCTTACCAGGATTTGAAGTGCAGAGGCTAG
- the LOC127753163 gene encoding uncharacterized protein LOC127753163 — protein MQKACSVQLLRPSRSRRRESWPQSGGSVVTGRPCYLRGSRGLSRLNGMVLCFQPPQSASVVHLEEEDKYSCIDHSTSYLHVQSVRDFPIEKLNAEVVLVRLDSELLCNPLGSCNLSLERTVSTIKYLHKAGAKVLLVTSWTPVLQSVYPVLKSTETFADYMSSLLQVKVVPVNGVPGLTSFNPERWMQNDIILFENLFNFKGENANCNDFSQKLASGAAIFVNDSFSLSHKMLASTVGITRFCHASLAGFHFEEELMQLRKITDTTRRPFIAIIGGSNFLGKAPALNLLASLCDGLFFVGKLSLQIMNGFGIPVPSCFVEKNSTKEVLQLIQTAHNRNIPIYYPTDTWCLNNKNNNHEKLEILDSAELFPGWTPADIGPSTLEKISSLIPLYKKVLWIGPTGFDLTEEFSGGAAQLGRILDKASHDSCDVILVGSAACKAVKGISGSSSKYTTFKNASVVLEFLKGKILPGVAALDKSYPYQIPWNAIFSDSSQPLVVDIGSGNGLFLFQMARNWEGSNFLGLEMNKKLVVRCLRDVASVDKRNLYFVSTNATSTFRSIVSSYPGQLALVTIQCPNPDFNIEQNRWRMVRRMLVEAIADLLQPNGKVYLQSDVESVLLGMKEQFMTHGKGQLVVDDDGGGDHQMDNPFGAASDWERHVLARGAPMYRTMLRKV, from the exons ATGCAGAAGGCTTGCAGCGTCCAGTTGTTGAGGCCATCGAGGTCTCGTCGGCGAGAATCATGGCCACAATCGGGTGGATCCGTGGTTACAGGACGTCCTTGTTACTTACGGG GAAGTCGCGGATTATCCAGGCTTAATGGTATGGTACTGTGCTTTCAGCCACCACAATCTGCTAGTGTGGTTCATCTTGAGGAAGAG GACAAATATTCTTGTATTGATCATTCAACATCATATCTGCACGTGCAATCTGTTAGGGATTTCCCCATTGAAAAACTCAATGCAGAGGTGGTTCTGGTGCGACTTGATTCCGAACTGCTCTGTAATCCTCTAGGATCATGTAATTTGTCGCTGGAAAGGACTGTGTCAACTATCAAATACTTGCACAAAGCTGGAGCAAAAGTGCTTCTGGTCACCAGTTGGACTCCCGTTCTTCAATCTGTTTACCCAGTACTCAAGTCAACTGAAACTTTTGCAG ACTATATGTCATCGCTTCTTCAAGTAAAAGTGGTCCCAGTAAATGGTGTGCCAGGTTTAACATCATTTAATCCAGAAAGGTGGATGCAGAATGACattattttgtttgaaaatcTTTTTAACTTCAAAGGAGAAAATGCAAACTGCAATGATTTTTCTCAGAAGCTCGCTTCAGGTGCTGCAATCTTTGTCAATGATTCTTTCTCACTGTCTCATAAGATGCTAGCATCTACTGTTGGCATCACTCGCTTCTGCCATGCATCCCTTGCTGGTTTCCATTTTGAGGAGGAGCTTATGCAATTGAGAAAGATCACGGACACCACAAGGCGCCCATTCATTGCAATA ATTGGAGGCAGTAACTTCTTGGGAAAGGCACCTGCTCTGAATCTGTTAGCCTCTCTATGTGATGGATTATTCTTTGTTGGCAAATTGTCATTGCAAATAATGAATGGCTTTGGAATACCAGTGCCCTCTTGTTTTGTAGAAAAGAATTCAACTAAGGAAGTGCTACAACTTATACAAACAGCTCATAACAGGAATATTCCTATTTATTATCCAACTGACACCTGGTGTTTGAACAACAAGAACAACAATCATGAAAAGCTGGAAATTCTCGACTCTGCTGAACTATTCCCTG GCTGGACACCAGCTGATATAGGGCCATCAACATTGGAGAAAATTTCCTCTTTAATACCATTATACAAG AAGGTCCTATGGATTGGGCCGACAGGTTTTGATTTAACAGAAGAGTTTTCTGGTGGGGCAGCACAGTTGGGCAGGATACTGGACAAGGCAAGCCATGATAGCTGCGATGTTATTTTAGTGGGGAGTGCAGCATGCAAGGCAGTAAAAGGAATATCAGGATCATCATCAAAATATACAACATTTAAAAATGCATCTGTTGTTTTGGAATTCCTCAAAGGAAAAATATTGCCTGGTGTTGCAGCATTGGATAAA AGTTATCCCTATCAGATACCATGGAATGCTATCTTTTCTGATTCTTCACAACCGTTAGTGGTTGATATTGGAAGTG GAAAtggtttatttctttttcaaatgGCTAGAAACTGGGAAGGCTCCAATTTTCTTGGGCTTGAGATGAATAAAAAG CTTGTTGTAAGGTGCCTTCGGGATGTTGCTTCAGTTGACAAAAGGAATCT ATATTTTGTATCAACAAATGCAACATCCACATTTCGATCAATTGTGTCAAGTTACCCTGGACAGTTGGCTCTTGTCACTATACAG TGCCCAAATCCTGATTTCAACATAGAGCAGAACAGGTGGAGAATGGTACGAAGAATGCTTGTTGAAGCTATTGCTGATCTTCTTCAGCCCAATGGAAAG GTTTATCTGCAGTCTGACGTGGAGTCCGTCCTGCTTGGGATGAAAGAGCAGTTCATGACGCACGGCAAGGGCCAGCTGGTGgtggacgacgatggcggcggcgaccaccagATGGACAACCCGTTCGGCGCTGCGTCTGACTGGGAGCGCCATGTGCTGGCTCGTGGAGCTCCCATGTACAGAACGATGCTACGCAAAGTGTGA
- the LOC127753164 gene encoding ras-related protein RABF1-like — protein sequence MLRVPEQLSHRSSCNLRAETHLHPVAGLPPPPPPLAHLRLTRPPAPPDPPAMGCSSSLPANNAGGVGTISNENSGTDPKNLRVKLVLLGDSGVGKSCIVLRFVRGQFDPTSKVTVGASFLSQTLALEDSTTVKFEIWDTAGQERYAALAPLYYRGAGAAIVVYDITSSESFNKAQYWVKELQKHGSPDMIMALVGNKADLHDNRSVSSQDAQEYAERNTMFFIETSAKTADNINQLFEEIAKRLPRPTPS from the exons ATGCTGCGTGTCCCCGAGCAGCTGTCGCACAGAAGCAGTTGCAACCTGCGAGCGGAAACCCACCTCCACCCCGTCgccggcctgccgccgccgccgccgccgcttgcccaCCTCCGCCTTACTCGGCCTCCGGCGCCTCCTGACCCCCCGGCCATGGGTTGCTCTTCGTCTCTGCCAG ctAATAATGCTGGAGGGGTAGGTACTATCAGCAACGAGAATTCTGGTACTGATCCGAAGAACTTGCGAGTGAAG TTGGTATTGCTTGGAGATTCAGGTGTTGGGAAAAGTTGCATTGTTCTTCGCTTTGTCCGTGGTCAGTTTGACCCCACTTCAAAG gtgacTGTTGGTGCATCATTTTTGTCACAAACATTGGCGTTGGAGGATTCCACAACAGTAAAGTTTGAAATATGGGATACTGCTGGTCAGGAGAG GTATGCTGCATTGGCACCTCTTTACTACCGGGGAGCTGGTGCCGCAATTGTTGTGTATGACATAACAAGTTCAGAATCATTTAACAAGGCACAATACTGGGTGAAG GAACTTCAGAAACACGGTAGTCCAGATATGATCATGGCTTTGGTTGGAAATAAGGCTGATCTACATGACAATCGTAGTGTATCCTCTCag GATGCACAAGAGTATGCAGAGAGGAACACTATGTTTTTCATCGAGACATCAGCGAAAACGGCTGATAACATAAACCAACTATTCGAG GAAATTGCGAAGAGGTTGCCCAGGCCAACAccatcctga